From Daphnia pulicaria isolate SC F1-1A chromosome 11, SC_F0-13Bv2, whole genome shotgun sequence, the proteins below share one genomic window:
- the LOC124315649 gene encoding actin-related protein 2/3 complex subunit 5-B-like — MAKNTSSSAFRKIDVDQYNEDNYKEDECGESQSPPVGPDEKEITNFLNQGKSVEALKTVLRNAPISSRNQMVKDAALNIVMQVLLSVKSTQIEEAVNALDRDQLDILMKYIYRGFETPSEGSSGQLLAWHEKVHAVAGVGCIVRVLTDKKRV, encoded by the exons ATGGCCAAGAACACTTCAAGCTCTGCTTTTCGCAAAATTGATGTCGACCAGTACAACGAAGATAATTACAAAGAGGATGAGTGTGGCGAGTCACAATCACCTCCAGTCGGACCTGACGAAAAAGAGATTACCAACTTCCTCAATCA GGGGAAGAGTGTTGAAGCCTTGAAGACAGTCCTTAGGAATGCTCCCATTTCGTCACGCAATCAAATGGTCAAA GATGCTGCTTTAAATATTGTTATGCAAGTGCTTCTCTCTGTGAAGTCAACCCAGATAGAAGAGGCAGTAAATGCTCTTGACCGTGATCAGCTGGATATCCTTATGAAATACATTTACAGAGGCTTTGAAACTCCCTCAGAGGGCTCCAGTGGGCAGTTGTTGGCGTGGCACGAGAAGGTTCATGCTGTTGCTGGTGTTGGCTGCATTGTCAGAGTCCTTACCGACAAGAAGCGTGTCTGA
- the LOC124315210 gene encoding uncharacterized protein LOC124315210 isoform X2 yields MHTKNGNVEQTCSLSYEDEEFVSCQICFHNFDENERIPKHLGKCLHFFCILCIKNLAVRNGKEILCPVCRSPSVLSPGNCEELITNHVALRLLKVVKEAQTKAETELKIQKWCCECSSPASSLCLKTQHQVQAFKEFYNAQSSLLMSIVNETNSAVDSTLDNCRKIRSAHKVILEWIKWLQLEISRRDVSNSATITLMESLKSAEVSPIPREEDMRATINHINKLIGLSSERSEEVCGSQFRTRDLVQAYGSNVLAFLVSFMNDEEQRKASSPGFAFVFNGNSGETLEPSNIPDNLMEVSIEIFEDEKPTEPRPSCSTTLHLSKRSNEDPQSNDFAFKRSRELPNKKQKVNTTQQPIGGKMQEIELLLSTLKSPTNHRETDMELVAMWMRDIELGLMQTFFEQTYEGLPELEQQWNEIKNQQTLANRQFSSAGSLLYSAMTQILCDNSQFRESFVVRVSTALQQCQNDEAILEDEREKIHNQENRPGPSRVTKKESPKTLQVRNKLRKGHQAMSTRSSAINIKKTDPLPSSSSDASFESRFPGVTLTGHKSREWRHKVSDLPRSERQNDPKECRYRDRLSYFRSAYLQYGRRKSF; encoded by the exons ATGCATACAAAAAACGGAAATGTTGAGCAAACTTGCAGCTTGTCCTATGAAGACGAAGAATTTGTCTCTTGTCAAATCTGCTTCCATAACTTCGATGAAAATGAACGGATACCAAAACATTTAGGAAAATGCCTCCATTTTTTCTGTATTCTTTGCATTAAG AATCTGGCTGtacgaaatggaaaagaaatacttTGTCCTGTTTGTAGGTCACCTTCAGTATTATCCCCTGGAAACTGTGAGGAACTGATAACAAATCATGTGGCCTTGCGTCTTTTGAAAGTGGTGAAGGAAGCTCAAACAAAAGCAGAAACAGAATT gaagATACAGAAGTGGTGCTGCGAGTGTAGTTCACCAGCATCCAGCCTTTGTCTTAAAACCCAGCATCAAGTTCAGGCTTTCAAAGAGTTTTATAATGCTCAGTCTTCATTATTAATGTCAATAGTCAATGAAACCAATTCAGCTGTTGATAGCACCCTGGATAATTGTCGTAAAATTCGATCTGCTCACAAAGTCATTCTTGAATGGATTAAATGGCTTCAGTTGGAAATATCTCGAAGAGATGTGTCAAACAGTGCCACCATTACTCTGATGGAATCTCTAAAATCTGCCGAAGTGTCTCCCATTCCTCGGGAAGAAGATATGCGTGCCACTATTAATCACATCAATAAGCTTATAGGCTT ATCTAGTGAGAGATCTGAAGAAGTTTGTGGATCCCAGTTCAGGACTCGTGATCTCGTCCAGGCATACGGTAGCAACGTACTAGCATTCCTTGTTTCGTTCATGAACGATGAAGAGCAACGTAAAGCGAGCAGCCCCGGATTTGCTTTCGTTTTTAACGGTAACAGCGGTGAAACACTCGAACCATCAAACATTCCTGACAATCTGATGGAAGTCTCCATTGAAATATTCGAGGATGAAAAACCGACGGAACCACGCC CGTCGTGTTCGACTACTCTGCATCTTTCCAAGCGTTCTAATGAGGATCCACAGTCGAATGATTTTGCATTTAAAAGAAGTCGGGAATTACCAAACAAGAAACAGAAAGTTAACACCACTCAACAGCCGATTGGAGGAAAAATGCAAGAGATCGAGCTACTCTTATCAACGCTCAAATCCCCGACTAATCATAGAGAGACAGATATGGAATTGGTTGCGATGTGGATGCGCGATATTGAACTCGGTTTAATGCAGACTTTCTTTGAACAAACGTATGAAGGCCTCCCTGAGCTGGAGCAACAatggaatgaaattaaaaatcaacaaacCTTGGCAAATCGGCAGTTTTCCTCTGCGGGCTCTTTACTATATTCTGCAATGACACAGATTTTGTGCGATAACTCCCAGTTCAGGGAAAGTTTCGTCGTTCGTGTGTCCACTGCACTACAGCAATGTCAAAATGACGAGGCAATACTAGAAGATGAGCGAGAAAAAATTCACAACCAAGAAAATCGACCCGGCCCATCGCGTGTGACCAAGAAAGAATCTCCCAAAACGCTACAAGTTCGAAATAAATTGCGTAAA GGACATCAAGCAATGAGCACGCGTTCATCAGCGATAAATATTAAGAAAACCGATCCATtgccatcatcatcttccGATGCCTCATTTGAGTCCCGCTTTCCAGGAGTAACACTAACAG gacATAAAAGTCGAGAATGGCGCCATAAAGTCTCAGATTTACCACGCAGTGAAAGGCAAAATGACCCAAAAGAATGTCGA TACCGCGATAGACTTTCTTACTTCAGAAGCGCTTATTTACAGTACGGTAGacgaaaatcattttaa
- the LOC124315500 gene encoding heme-binding protein 2-like produces the protein MSCRLGAIALVLALCAVSVHSQVWGYVSQSFSLVRSDILEAADYELVANISNRDAGENYEERLYPASKWACTARTVPKTESSPTRSMFVDLFRYFAGDNSDKKEIDLTVPVNTFVQQRDNDVTYYETCLTLPKKVQSAAPKPNNPSVFLDEKPEMVILTRRVSGYFITDTAWEEEAISLKKVLKEKVPEADYQSYYRNGYDAPMRIFNRRNEVWFRKTGEAAQKTIEDYKKRQAEKAVVAAAAAEEEKKPAADEKKPVADEKKPVADEKKTTEKKTEDKKTEEKKKVEEPKKDAAQNRE, from the exons ATGTCTTGCCGATTGGGTGCTATCGCCCTCGTCCTTGCGCTCTGCGCCGTCTCCGTTCACTCGCAGGTGTGGGGCTATGTCTCGCAGAGCTTCTCCCTCGTCCGCTCCGACATCCTCGAGGCTGCCGACTACGAACTAGTGGCCAACATCTCCAACCGCGATGCCGGAGAG AACTACGAAGAGCGTCTGTACCCCGCCAGCAAATGGGCCTGCACTGCTCGCACCGTCCCCAAGACCGAGAGCTCACCCACCCGCAGCATGTTCGTCGACCTCTTCCGATACTTTGCCGGAGACAATTCTGACa AGAAAGAGATTGATTTGACTGTTCCAGTCAACACTTTCGTCCAGCAACGCGACAACGATGTCACCTACTACGAGACTTGCCTCACCTTGCCCAAAAAGGTCCAGTCCGCTGCCCCCAAGCCCAACAACCCATCCGTTTTCTTGGATGAGAAACCCGAAATGGTCATCCTCACCAG ACGCGTGAGCGGCTACTTTATCACCGACACTGCCTGGGAGGAGGAGGCCATCAGCCTGAAGAAAGTGCTCAAGGAAAAGGTGCCCGAGGCCGACTACCAGAGCTATTACCGCAATGGATACGATGCCCCCATGAGGATATTCAACCGCCGCAACGAAGTTTGGTTCAGGAAGACCGGTGAGGCCGCCCAGAAGACCATCGAAGACTACAAGAAACGCCAGGCTGAGAAGGCCGTCgtcgctgccgccgccgccgaggAGGAGAAGAAACCCGCCGCCGATGAGAAGAAACCCGTCGCCGATGAGAAGAAACCCGTAGCCGACGAGAAAAAGACCACCGAGAAGAAGACGGAAGACAAGAAGacggaagagaagaaaaaggtcgAGGAGCCCAAGAAGGACGCCGCTCAAAATagagaataa
- the LOC124315210 gene encoding uncharacterized protein LOC124315210 isoform X1, whose product MHTKNGNVEQTCSLSYEDEEFVSCQICFHNFDENERIPKHLGKCLHFFCILCIKNLAVRNGKEILCPVCRSPSVLSPGNCEELITNHVALRLLKVVKEAQTKAETELKIQKWCCECSSPASSLCLKTQHQVQAFKEFYNAQSSLLMSIVNETNSAVDSTLDNCRKIRSAHKVILEWIKWLQLEISRRDVSNSATITLMESLKSAEVSPIPREEDMRATINHINKLIGLSSERSEEVCGSQFRTRDLVQAYGSNVLAFLVSFMNDEEQRKASSPGFAFVFNGNSGETLEPSNIPDNLMEVSIEIFEDEKPTEPRPSCSTTLHLSKRSNEDPQSNDFAFKRSRELPNKKQKVNTTQQPIGGKMQEIELLLSTLKSPTNHRETDMELVAMWMRDIELGLMQTFFEQTYEGLPELEQQWNEIKNQQTLANRQFSSAGSLLYSAMTQILCDNSQFRESFVVRVSTALQQCQNDEAILEDEREKIHNQENRPGPSRVTKKESPKTLQVRNKLRKGHQAMSTRSSAINIKKTDPLPSSSSDASFESRFPGVTLTGFQKLVFLTIDDIKVENGAIKSQIYHAVKGKMTQKNVDTAIDFLTSEALIYSTVDENHFKINY is encoded by the exons ATGCATACAAAAAACGGAAATGTTGAGCAAACTTGCAGCTTGTCCTATGAAGACGAAGAATTTGTCTCTTGTCAAATCTGCTTCCATAACTTCGATGAAAATGAACGGATACCAAAACATTTAGGAAAATGCCTCCATTTTTTCTGTATTCTTTGCATTAAG AATCTGGCTGtacgaaatggaaaagaaatacttTGTCCTGTTTGTAGGTCACCTTCAGTATTATCCCCTGGAAACTGTGAGGAACTGATAACAAATCATGTGGCCTTGCGTCTTTTGAAAGTGGTGAAGGAAGCTCAAACAAAAGCAGAAACAGAATT gaagATACAGAAGTGGTGCTGCGAGTGTAGTTCACCAGCATCCAGCCTTTGTCTTAAAACCCAGCATCAAGTTCAGGCTTTCAAAGAGTTTTATAATGCTCAGTCTTCATTATTAATGTCAATAGTCAATGAAACCAATTCAGCTGTTGATAGCACCCTGGATAATTGTCGTAAAATTCGATCTGCTCACAAAGTCATTCTTGAATGGATTAAATGGCTTCAGTTGGAAATATCTCGAAGAGATGTGTCAAACAGTGCCACCATTACTCTGATGGAATCTCTAAAATCTGCCGAAGTGTCTCCCATTCCTCGGGAAGAAGATATGCGTGCCACTATTAATCACATCAATAAGCTTATAGGCTT ATCTAGTGAGAGATCTGAAGAAGTTTGTGGATCCCAGTTCAGGACTCGTGATCTCGTCCAGGCATACGGTAGCAACGTACTAGCATTCCTTGTTTCGTTCATGAACGATGAAGAGCAACGTAAAGCGAGCAGCCCCGGATTTGCTTTCGTTTTTAACGGTAACAGCGGTGAAACACTCGAACCATCAAACATTCCTGACAATCTGATGGAAGTCTCCATTGAAATATTCGAGGATGAAAAACCGACGGAACCACGCC CGTCGTGTTCGACTACTCTGCATCTTTCCAAGCGTTCTAATGAGGATCCACAGTCGAATGATTTTGCATTTAAAAGAAGTCGGGAATTACCAAACAAGAAACAGAAAGTTAACACCACTCAACAGCCGATTGGAGGAAAAATGCAAGAGATCGAGCTACTCTTATCAACGCTCAAATCCCCGACTAATCATAGAGAGACAGATATGGAATTGGTTGCGATGTGGATGCGCGATATTGAACTCGGTTTAATGCAGACTTTCTTTGAACAAACGTATGAAGGCCTCCCTGAGCTGGAGCAACAatggaatgaaattaaaaatcaacaaacCTTGGCAAATCGGCAGTTTTCCTCTGCGGGCTCTTTACTATATTCTGCAATGACACAGATTTTGTGCGATAACTCCCAGTTCAGGGAAAGTTTCGTCGTTCGTGTGTCCACTGCACTACAGCAATGTCAAAATGACGAGGCAATACTAGAAGATGAGCGAGAAAAAATTCACAACCAAGAAAATCGACCCGGCCCATCGCGTGTGACCAAGAAAGAATCTCCCAAAACGCTACAAGTTCGAAATAAATTGCGTAAA GGACATCAAGCAATGAGCACGCGTTCATCAGCGATAAATATTAAGAAAACCGATCCATtgccatcatcatcttccGATGCCTCATTTGAGTCCCGCTTTCCAGGAGTAACACTAACAGGTTTTCAGAAATTGGTTTTCTTAACGATTGAT gacATAAAAGTCGAGAATGGCGCCATAAAGTCTCAGATTTACCACGCAGTGAAAGGCAAAATGACCCAAAAGAATGTCGA TACCGCGATAGACTTTCTTACTTCAGAAGCGCTTATTTACAGTACGGTAGacgaaaatcattttaaaatcaactatTAG